From Camelina sativa cultivar DH55 chromosome 5, Cs, whole genome shotgun sequence:
CATTACTATTACTATATTGATGAAAAGATTAGGTCATTGTCACCAATGAAAATACAACTTTAAGATGagatcaataaattaaattacactgaaaatattataattatatatttatattgatgaTGCGTCTCTTGACACGTTATGAAAAATAAGAACCCTAAGTTCTGTTCCATcgatctttgttttctttttgcacTTAAAGTTTTGTATTGTacttaagaaataagaagaaataCGTTCAAAAAAATGGCGAAGATGTCGTATCTTCCAAAGGAATTGGTAGAGGAGATACTATCTAGGGTTCCGGTGAAATCGATGAGAACAGTCCGTTTAACTTGCAAAACGTGGAACACTTTATCGAAGCACCTGGGTAAAGCAACCCCGTCAAGGGAAGGGGAGTTGATGGGGATCTGGTTAGCAAATTATAGGGTTTATTTGATGAGTTTCAGTCACAACAACTCTGAGTCATCTATAAAGCCTATAGGTGAACTTATAAGCCTAACCGATTCAGATGATGTGGATGTAGCTTTTGTATGTTGCTGCGAGGGTTTATTGTTATGCACCACAAAAGACTTGTCTAGGATTGTGGTGTGGAATATGTATACCGGCCAAACTCGGTGGATATGCGTCGAACCAAATTTTGTTAACGGCAGAAAGCTCTCGTATGTTTATGCTCTGGGATACGACAAAAGCAAATCCTGCAATGCCCATAAAATCTTGAGATTTGCTTATAATCATTATCCGGAGAGATGTCATGTGACCGAGATCTACGAGTTCAAGTCTAActcatggagggttcttgatgTCACTTGTGACTCGATTGTCGAGTATTATGACTGTGGTGTATCTTTGAAGGGAAATATGTTCTGGCAAGctgcaagtaaggattttggagAAGACGTACCTAATGTCTTACTCTGCTTTGATTTTACTGAAGAGAGATTTGGACCTCATCTTCCTCTACCGTTTGAGTCTTATTATCATGATATTGTGACTCTGTCTTCATTTGGAGAAGAGCAGCTTGCGGTGTTATTCCAGCCTTCGAATAGCTATGGGATGGAGATTTGGGTTACTACTAAGATAGAGCCCAGTGCCGTGTCGTGGAGCAAGTTCTTAGCCGTTGTTGATATGAGACCACTATATGATGGTACTTTCCTTATCGACGAGCTGAAGAGCCGCGTCGTGGTTTTTGATCGATATCTAGATGCAACGAACGCGCCTAGACGCTACAAAGCTTACATCATTGGAGAAAAGGGATACTTCAGAGAAGTGGATCTCGGGAAAATTGCTGAACCATATAGTAATTTGCCTAcgtgctcttatgttccaagtgcAGTGTGTTCTTTTGACTCTTGGATCTGATGGGATTAAAATTTTACACTTTTAAATCAACTCTGCTTATATATACCTAATCAAATCCACGATTAACTACTTAATCTCCTCAGAACAGAGCTTGCTTGATTGCTCTTGTTCGATATCTCTGTTGTAATCTTGTAAAAGTTAGTATGTGATTAATTAATAAGCTTCACTCATTATATTGGATTCAAGAATGTTGCAAATTGTATAGTTAAGTAAAtgccaaatttttttacaatcgTTTAAATACAAATTGTTACAATTGATTAACATTAATTTGATGAGTTATATTAAAGggaaatttgatttaaaataacattttttcttgaatttgtctcactatgtttttttttttttaagtttggtatAGTAGGTTTAACTATACACAAAAAACTCGATTATACCCTTAATTCCTAAActataaggaaaaaaatcaaaattccctTTTTATTAACttccattttttatattttctaaattatatcaaaaccaaaaaaaaattcctaaattaaatctcacaaaatttttttactctctcgaaacataactctctctctctctctctcaatcccgACATAAATTTTCCCCAAAATTTTTACTCTCTCGGATTAATCGGTCAGTAGCTTCatattttgttgtatttcaTAGTCTTCCAAAACCATCGTTTTTAGCTCTTCAAGAGTTGAATTGGCTTGAAAAGTAAGAAGTCTCCCACGTTTTCTTTCATCAACAATAAATCTCCATTCATTTTATCCGATACATCTCCATACATCACATGTTACATAGATTTGCAACATACTGCAAAATGAACTCTTGAATGAAAGAACATAAAATTTAGGTTGACAAGCGtaggaaaatgatgaaaaacCTTTAACCAAATCGATTAATAATGTTTTCAGAACACATTTCTAAATGTGTTAGGAAGTAATcttaagaatatatatgatttgcaTAATTTCGAGATtacgtaaatattttgtttcctttaaatTAGGATTCAGTTTCCTTGTTTAACATAATTGTATaatatactttctaaattataaaaaaaacatagagtaaaatgtAGAATTAGTGTTCTAAT
This genomic window contains:
- the LOC104789018 gene encoding putative F-box protein At3g17620 — protein: MAKMSYLPKELVEEILSRVPVKSMRTVRLTCKTWNTLSKHLGKATPSREGELMGIWLANYRVYLMSFSHNNSESSIKPIGELISLTDSDDVDVAFVCCCEGLLLCTTKDLSRIVVWNMYTGQTRWICVEPNFVNGRKLSYVYALGYDKSKSCNAHKILRFAYNHYPERCHVTEIYEFKSNSWRVLDVTCDSIVEYYDCGVSLKGNMFWQAASKDFGEDVPNVLLCFDFTEERFGPHLPLPFESYYHDIVTLSSFGEEQLAVLFQPSNSYGMEIWVTTKIEPSAVSWSKFLAVVDMRPLYDGTFLIDELKSRVVVFDRYLDATNAPRRYKAYIIGEKGYFREVDLGKIAEPYSNLPTCSYVPSAVCSFDSWI